A stretch of Kryptolebias marmoratus isolate JLee-2015 linkage group LG24, ASM164957v2, whole genome shotgun sequence DNA encodes these proteins:
- the LOC108230773 gene encoding torsin-1A-interacting protein 1-like isoform X1 — protein sequence MSKSKTSVPLRRSTRQSGKALIVEPTPRGPLKRTKRPSEDQPSAAVKGVKHVENGWEDEDSPKKKHRFDNGDGDSVGENEMDVEESAKEVEKNENQEMDIEEDSSNETSQPKICKAGTIKEVNLSPRVVLGQRCQTSHSLNEDLKGIKPKQAALKQPASPTKCTPQVKPPVKTDKIHNVPIISMDEYRRKMEAKARSTGLLKANHFVQSVRPPSEKTCTMRQRVNSIPAPKETLHLTKQEASKKTAGTKNNSGNLCRGFVWWVIFLLLLSSSTLLAYKFLPVLQRTAGVGRHRSTEVKLETFSDRLSLLKAQFPSQRPDLWKRSRIHLEKHLKTAHPTEPVSLMFAAGLGAKRTLDCLARSTASVYSSALNASVLHLDGVSKSGQDSDKVKLDIDNQLRAAFGGDKPVAVIHRFEELPPGSTLIFYRYCDHENAAYKQVFLLFTVLLPQEEIGGELSLEKVEELVHDYVEGKQVGSTSNSAYNEMDIDKFSGLWSRISHLILPVVPEEQIERDGCAEN from the exons ATGTCTAAAAGTAAGACTTCTGTCCCTTTGAGACGATCGACACGGCAGTCAGGAAAAG CGCTGATTGTTGAGCCAACCCCCAGAGGTCCTCTGAAGCGGACCAAAAGGCCATCGGAAGATCAGCCTTCTGCTGCAGTTAAAGGTGTCAAACATGTGGAGAATGGCTGGGAAGACGAAG ACTCCCCGAAAAAGAAGCACCGGTTTGACAATGGAGACGGTGACAGCGTTGGTGAAAATGAGATGGATGTCGAGGAATCGGCCAAAGAAGTGGAGAAAAATGAGAACCAGGAAATGGATATCGAAGAGGATTCGTCAAATGAAACCAGTCAACCAAAAATATGCAAAG cGGGTACCATCAAAGAGGTAAATTTGTCCCCCCGTGTCGTCCTCGGTCAGCGCTGCCAAACGAGTCATTCTCTAAATGAGGATTTAAAAGGGATAAAACCCAAGCAAG ctgCACTAAAACAACCTGCGTCCCCCACCAAGTGTACCCCGCAAGTTAAACCACCagtgaaaactgacaaaatccACAATGTGCCGATAATCAGCATGGATGAGTACAGGAGGAAGATGGAGGCCAAAGCCAGGAGCACAG gTCTACTCAAAGCTAACCACTTTGTCCAAAGTGTGCGTCCACCTTCAGAGAAGACGTGCACAATGAGACAACGTGTGAACAGCATTCCAGCACCAAAAGAAACCCTTCATCTTACAAAACAAG AAGCATCAAAGAAAACTGCAGGGACCAAGAATAACTCTGGTAATTTATGTAGAG GATTTGTGTGGTGGGTgattttcctgctgctgctcagctctTCCACCTTGCTGGCGTACAAGTTCCTCCCCGTGCTCCAAAGAACAGCAGGCGTAGGGAGGCATCGATCCACGGAAGTGAAGTTAGAAACGTTTTCTGACCGCCTGTCCCTTCTTAAGGCTCAGTTCCCCAGTCAGAGACCTGACTTGTGGAAGAGGAGCAGGATCCACCTGGAGAAGCACCTTAAAACCGCCCACCCGACGGAGCCGGTCAGTTTGATGTTCGCTGCAGGCCTCGGGGCGAAGAGGACGCTGGACTGCTTGGCTCGCAGCACGGCCTCTGTCTACTCGTCTGCCCTCAATGCCTCCGTCCTCCACCTGGACGGCGTGAGCAAATCCGGCCAGGACAGTGACAAGGTGAAGCTGGACATCGACAACCAGCTGAGAGCAGCCTTTGGGGGAGATAAGCCAGTGGCGGTCATTCATCGTTTTGAAGAGCTGCCGCCGGGTTCCACCCTCATTTTCTATCGCTACTGCGACCACGAGAACGCTGCGTACAAGCAGGTGTTCCTGTTGTTTACCGTGCTGCTGCCTCAGGAGGAGATCGGGGGCGAGCTGAGTCTGGAGAAGGTGGAGGAACTGGTTCATGACTACGTTGAAGGAAAGCAGGTGGGCTCCACAAGCAATTCTGCCTACAACGAAATGGATATTGACAAGTTCAGTGGACTGTGGAGCCGCATTTCTCATCTGATTCTCCCCGTGGTGCCAGAGGAGCAGATAGAGCGGGACGGATGTGCAGAAAACTAA
- the LOC108230773 gene encoding torsin-1A-interacting protein 1-like isoform X3: MSKTLIVEPTPRGPLKRTKRPSEDQPSAAVKGVKHVENGWEDEDSPKKKHRFDNGDGDSVGENEMDVEESAKEVEKNENQEMDIEEDSSNETSQPKICKAGTIKEVNLSPRVVLGQRCQTSHSLNEDLKGIKPKQAALKQPASPTKCTPQVKPPVKTDKIHNVPIISMDEYRRKMEAKARSTGLLKANHFVQSVRPPSEKTCTMRQRVNSIPAPKETLHLTKQEASKKTAGTKNNSGNLCRGFVWWVIFLLLLSSSTLLAYKFLPVLQRTAGVGRHRSTEVKLETFSDRLSLLKAQFPSQRPDLWKRSRIHLEKHLKTAHPTEPVSLMFAAGLGAKRTLDCLARSTASVYSSALNASVLHLDGVSKSGQDSDKVKLDIDNQLRAAFGGDKPVAVIHRFEELPPGSTLIFYRYCDHENAAYKQVFLLFTVLLPQEEIGGELSLEKVEELVHDYVEGKQVGSTSNSAYNEMDIDKFSGLWSRISHLILPVVPEEQIERDGCAEN, translated from the exons ATGTCTAAAA CGCTGATTGTTGAGCCAACCCCCAGAGGTCCTCTGAAGCGGACCAAAAGGCCATCGGAAGATCAGCCTTCTGCTGCAGTTAAAGGTGTCAAACATGTGGAGAATGGCTGGGAAGACGAAG ACTCCCCGAAAAAGAAGCACCGGTTTGACAATGGAGACGGTGACAGCGTTGGTGAAAATGAGATGGATGTCGAGGAATCGGCCAAAGAAGTGGAGAAAAATGAGAACCAGGAAATGGATATCGAAGAGGATTCGTCAAATGAAACCAGTCAACCAAAAATATGCAAAG cGGGTACCATCAAAGAGGTAAATTTGTCCCCCCGTGTCGTCCTCGGTCAGCGCTGCCAAACGAGTCATTCTCTAAATGAGGATTTAAAAGGGATAAAACCCAAGCAAG ctgCACTAAAACAACCTGCGTCCCCCACCAAGTGTACCCCGCAAGTTAAACCACCagtgaaaactgacaaaatccACAATGTGCCGATAATCAGCATGGATGAGTACAGGAGGAAGATGGAGGCCAAAGCCAGGAGCACAG gTCTACTCAAAGCTAACCACTTTGTCCAAAGTGTGCGTCCACCTTCAGAGAAGACGTGCACAATGAGACAACGTGTGAACAGCATTCCAGCACCAAAAGAAACCCTTCATCTTACAAAACAAG AAGCATCAAAGAAAACTGCAGGGACCAAGAATAACTCTGGTAATTTATGTAGAG GATTTGTGTGGTGGGTgattttcctgctgctgctcagctctTCCACCTTGCTGGCGTACAAGTTCCTCCCCGTGCTCCAAAGAACAGCAGGCGTAGGGAGGCATCGATCCACGGAAGTGAAGTTAGAAACGTTTTCTGACCGCCTGTCCCTTCTTAAGGCTCAGTTCCCCAGTCAGAGACCTGACTTGTGGAAGAGGAGCAGGATCCACCTGGAGAAGCACCTTAAAACCGCCCACCCGACGGAGCCGGTCAGTTTGATGTTCGCTGCAGGCCTCGGGGCGAAGAGGACGCTGGACTGCTTGGCTCGCAGCACGGCCTCTGTCTACTCGTCTGCCCTCAATGCCTCCGTCCTCCACCTGGACGGCGTGAGCAAATCCGGCCAGGACAGTGACAAGGTGAAGCTGGACATCGACAACCAGCTGAGAGCAGCCTTTGGGGGAGATAAGCCAGTGGCGGTCATTCATCGTTTTGAAGAGCTGCCGCCGGGTTCCACCCTCATTTTCTATCGCTACTGCGACCACGAGAACGCTGCGTACAAGCAGGTGTTCCTGTTGTTTACCGTGCTGCTGCCTCAGGAGGAGATCGGGGGCGAGCTGAGTCTGGAGAAGGTGGAGGAACTGGTTCATGACTACGTTGAAGGAAAGCAGGTGGGCTCCACAAGCAATTCTGCCTACAACGAAATGGATATTGACAAGTTCAGTGGACTGTGGAGCCGCATTTCTCATCTGATTCTCCCCGTGGTGCCAGAGGAGCAGATAGAGCGGGACGGATGTGCAGAAAACTAA
- the LOC108230773 gene encoding torsin-1A-interacting protein 1-like isoform X4 produces the protein MSKSKTSVPLRRSTRQSGKALIVEPTPRGPLKRTKRPSEDQPSAAVKGVKHVENGWEDEDSPKKKHRFDNGDGDSVGENEMDVEESAKEVEKNENQEMDIEEDSSNETSQPKICKAGTIKEVNLSPRVVLGQRCQTSHSLNEDLKGIKPKQAALKQPASPTKCTPQVKPPVKTDKIHNVPIISMDEYRRKMEAKARSTGLLKANHFVQSVRPPSEKTCTMRQRVNSIPAPKETLHLTKQGFVWWVIFLLLLSSSTLLAYKFLPVLQRTAGVGRHRSTEVKLETFSDRLSLLKAQFPSQRPDLWKRSRIHLEKHLKTAHPTEPVSLMFAAGLGAKRTLDCLARSTASVYSSALNASVLHLDGVSKSGQDSDKVKLDIDNQLRAAFGGDKPVAVIHRFEELPPGSTLIFYRYCDHENAAYKQVFLLFTVLLPQEEIGGELSLEKVEELVHDYVEGKQVGSTSNSAYNEMDIDKFSGLWSRISHLILPVVPEEQIERDGCAEN, from the exons ATGTCTAAAAGTAAGACTTCTGTCCCTTTGAGACGATCGACACGGCAGTCAGGAAAAG CGCTGATTGTTGAGCCAACCCCCAGAGGTCCTCTGAAGCGGACCAAAAGGCCATCGGAAGATCAGCCTTCTGCTGCAGTTAAAGGTGTCAAACATGTGGAGAATGGCTGGGAAGACGAAG ACTCCCCGAAAAAGAAGCACCGGTTTGACAATGGAGACGGTGACAGCGTTGGTGAAAATGAGATGGATGTCGAGGAATCGGCCAAAGAAGTGGAGAAAAATGAGAACCAGGAAATGGATATCGAAGAGGATTCGTCAAATGAAACCAGTCAACCAAAAATATGCAAAG cGGGTACCATCAAAGAGGTAAATTTGTCCCCCCGTGTCGTCCTCGGTCAGCGCTGCCAAACGAGTCATTCTCTAAATGAGGATTTAAAAGGGATAAAACCCAAGCAAG ctgCACTAAAACAACCTGCGTCCCCCACCAAGTGTACCCCGCAAGTTAAACCACCagtgaaaactgacaaaatccACAATGTGCCGATAATCAGCATGGATGAGTACAGGAGGAAGATGGAGGCCAAAGCCAGGAGCACAG gTCTACTCAAAGCTAACCACTTTGTCCAAAGTGTGCGTCCACCTTCAGAGAAGACGTGCACAATGAGACAACGTGTGAACAGCATTCCAGCACCAAAAGAAACCCTTCATCTTACAAAACAAG GATTTGTGTGGTGGGTgattttcctgctgctgctcagctctTCCACCTTGCTGGCGTACAAGTTCCTCCCCGTGCTCCAAAGAACAGCAGGCGTAGGGAGGCATCGATCCACGGAAGTGAAGTTAGAAACGTTTTCTGACCGCCTGTCCCTTCTTAAGGCTCAGTTCCCCAGTCAGAGACCTGACTTGTGGAAGAGGAGCAGGATCCACCTGGAGAAGCACCTTAAAACCGCCCACCCGACGGAGCCGGTCAGTTTGATGTTCGCTGCAGGCCTCGGGGCGAAGAGGACGCTGGACTGCTTGGCTCGCAGCACGGCCTCTGTCTACTCGTCTGCCCTCAATGCCTCCGTCCTCCACCTGGACGGCGTGAGCAAATCCGGCCAGGACAGTGACAAGGTGAAGCTGGACATCGACAACCAGCTGAGAGCAGCCTTTGGGGGAGATAAGCCAGTGGCGGTCATTCATCGTTTTGAAGAGCTGCCGCCGGGTTCCACCCTCATTTTCTATCGCTACTGCGACCACGAGAACGCTGCGTACAAGCAGGTGTTCCTGTTGTTTACCGTGCTGCTGCCTCAGGAGGAGATCGGGGGCGAGCTGAGTCTGGAGAAGGTGGAGGAACTGGTTCATGACTACGTTGAAGGAAAGCAGGTGGGCTCCACAAGCAATTCTGCCTACAACGAAATGGATATTGACAAGTTCAGTGGACTGTGGAGCCGCATTTCTCATCTGATTCTCCCCGTGGTGCCAGAGGAGCAGATAGAGCGGGACGGATGTGCAGAAAACTAA
- the LOC108230773 gene encoding torsin-1A-interacting protein 1-like isoform X2, whose product MSKSKTSVPLRRSTRQSGKALIVEPTPRGPLKRTKRPSEDQPSAAVKGVKHVENGWEDEDSPKKKHRFDNGDGDSVGENEMDVEESAKEVEKNENQEMDIEEDSSNETSQPKICKAGTIKEVNLSPRVVLGQRCQTSHSLNEDLKGIKPKQAALKQPASPTKCTPQVKPPVKTDKIHNVPIISMDEYRRKMEAKARSTGLLKANHFVQSVRPPSEKTCTMRQRVNSIPAPKETLHLTKQEASKKTAGTKNNSGFVWWVIFLLLLSSSTLLAYKFLPVLQRTAGVGRHRSTEVKLETFSDRLSLLKAQFPSQRPDLWKRSRIHLEKHLKTAHPTEPVSLMFAAGLGAKRTLDCLARSTASVYSSALNASVLHLDGVSKSGQDSDKVKLDIDNQLRAAFGGDKPVAVIHRFEELPPGSTLIFYRYCDHENAAYKQVFLLFTVLLPQEEIGGELSLEKVEELVHDYVEGKQVGSTSNSAYNEMDIDKFSGLWSRISHLILPVVPEEQIERDGCAEN is encoded by the exons ATGTCTAAAAGTAAGACTTCTGTCCCTTTGAGACGATCGACACGGCAGTCAGGAAAAG CGCTGATTGTTGAGCCAACCCCCAGAGGTCCTCTGAAGCGGACCAAAAGGCCATCGGAAGATCAGCCTTCTGCTGCAGTTAAAGGTGTCAAACATGTGGAGAATGGCTGGGAAGACGAAG ACTCCCCGAAAAAGAAGCACCGGTTTGACAATGGAGACGGTGACAGCGTTGGTGAAAATGAGATGGATGTCGAGGAATCGGCCAAAGAAGTGGAGAAAAATGAGAACCAGGAAATGGATATCGAAGAGGATTCGTCAAATGAAACCAGTCAACCAAAAATATGCAAAG cGGGTACCATCAAAGAGGTAAATTTGTCCCCCCGTGTCGTCCTCGGTCAGCGCTGCCAAACGAGTCATTCTCTAAATGAGGATTTAAAAGGGATAAAACCCAAGCAAG ctgCACTAAAACAACCTGCGTCCCCCACCAAGTGTACCCCGCAAGTTAAACCACCagtgaaaactgacaaaatccACAATGTGCCGATAATCAGCATGGATGAGTACAGGAGGAAGATGGAGGCCAAAGCCAGGAGCACAG gTCTACTCAAAGCTAACCACTTTGTCCAAAGTGTGCGTCCACCTTCAGAGAAGACGTGCACAATGAGACAACGTGTGAACAGCATTCCAGCACCAAAAGAAACCCTTCATCTTACAAAACAAG AAGCATCAAAGAAAACTGCAGGGACCAAGAATAACTCTG GATTTGTGTGGTGGGTgattttcctgctgctgctcagctctTCCACCTTGCTGGCGTACAAGTTCCTCCCCGTGCTCCAAAGAACAGCAGGCGTAGGGAGGCATCGATCCACGGAAGTGAAGTTAGAAACGTTTTCTGACCGCCTGTCCCTTCTTAAGGCTCAGTTCCCCAGTCAGAGACCTGACTTGTGGAAGAGGAGCAGGATCCACCTGGAGAAGCACCTTAAAACCGCCCACCCGACGGAGCCGGTCAGTTTGATGTTCGCTGCAGGCCTCGGGGCGAAGAGGACGCTGGACTGCTTGGCTCGCAGCACGGCCTCTGTCTACTCGTCTGCCCTCAATGCCTCCGTCCTCCACCTGGACGGCGTGAGCAAATCCGGCCAGGACAGTGACAAGGTGAAGCTGGACATCGACAACCAGCTGAGAGCAGCCTTTGGGGGAGATAAGCCAGTGGCGGTCATTCATCGTTTTGAAGAGCTGCCGCCGGGTTCCACCCTCATTTTCTATCGCTACTGCGACCACGAGAACGCTGCGTACAAGCAGGTGTTCCTGTTGTTTACCGTGCTGCTGCCTCAGGAGGAGATCGGGGGCGAGCTGAGTCTGGAGAAGGTGGAGGAACTGGTTCATGACTACGTTGAAGGAAAGCAGGTGGGCTCCACAAGCAATTCTGCCTACAACGAAATGGATATTGACAAGTTCAGTGGACTGTGGAGCCGCATTTCTCATCTGATTCTCCCCGTGGTGCCAGAGGAGCAGATAGAGCGGGACGGATGTGCAGAAAACTAA